Proteins encoded together in one bacterium window:
- a CDS encoding glycosyltransferase family 2 protein, which produces MFFSIVIPARNEDESIKKTVLNLLQSLHENSIYSEIIIVDDGSTDKTEEVVKHIITTNSSVRYIKNMPLHGFGLAVRKGLEVYRGDAVAILMADGSDSAEDVVRCYKKLKEGYDCVFGSRFIKGSKVKNYPVIKLILNRIANYSIKILFALKTNDVTNGFKCYRRKVIEGIKPILSVHFNLTVELPLKAIVRKYSYAVIPISWHGREKGMAKFRIKEMGSRYVFIILYALLEKWLSKGDYIQRENN; this is translated from the coding sequence ATGTTTTTTTCTATTGTCATACCAGCTCGAAATGAAGATGAGTCTATTAAAAAAACCGTATTAAATCTTTTACAATCATTACATGAGAACTCAATATACTCAGAAATAATTATTGTTGACGATGGCAGCACTGATAAAACAGAGGAAGTAGTGAAGCATATTATAACAACAAACAGTTCAGTCCGTTATATAAAGAATATGCCCCTTCATGGATTTGGTTTGGCAGTTAGGAAGGGATTGGAAGTATATAGAGGAGACGCAGTTGCAATACTTATGGCAGATGGCTCGGACAGCGCAGAAGATGTTGTAAGATGTTATAAAAAGCTGAAAGAAGGCTATGATTGTGTGTTTGGATCCAGATTTATTAAGGGAAGCAAGGTTAAGAACTACCCTGTTATAAAACTAATATTGAATAGGATTGCTAATTATTCCATAAAAATATTATTTGCATTGAAAACAAATGATGTAACAAATGGTTTCAAGTGTTACCGCAGAAAAGTAATAGAAGGAATAAAACCAATATTATCCGTTCATTTTAATTTAACAGTAGAACTCCCGCTTAAAGCCATTGTTAGAAAGTATTCTTATGCTGTTATTCCAATAAGCTGGCATGGCAGAGAAAAAGGAATGGCAAAATTCAGAATCAAGGAGATGGGCAGTAGATACGTGTTTATAATTTTATATGCATTACTTGAAAAATGGCTTTCTAAAGGCGATTATATCCAGCGAGAAAATAATTAA